A region from the Pseudomonas sp. Teo4 genome encodes:
- a CDS encoding acetyl-CoA C-acetyltransferase, whose amino-acid sequence MNDVVIVAATRTAIGSFQGALANVSAVDLGAAVIKQLLAQTQLDPAQVDEVILGQVLTAGAGQNPARQAAIKAGLPYSVPALTLNKVCGSGLKALHLAAQAIRCGDAEVVIAGGQENMSLAPYVMPSARTGQRMGHGQLIDSMITDGLWDAFNDYHMGITAENLVDKYGLSREQQDAFAAESQRKAVAAIESGRFQDEITPIVLPQKKGDPKVFDRDEQPRPDTTADSLAKLRPAFKKDGSVTAGNASSLNDGAAAVLLMSASKAQSLGLPVLAKITAYASAGVDPAIMGIGPVSATQRCLDKAGWQLADLDLIEANEAFAAQALAVGKALEWDAEKVNVNGGAIALGHPIGASGCRVLVTLLHEMIKRDAKKGLATLCIGGGQGVALAIER is encoded by the coding sequence ATGAACGACGTGGTAATCGTCGCCGCAACCCGCACCGCCATCGGCAGCTTCCAGGGCGCCTTGGCCAACGTGTCCGCCGTCGACCTTGGCGCGGCCGTGATCAAGCAGCTGCTGGCACAAACCCAGCTTGACCCGGCCCAGGTCGACGAAGTAATCCTCGGCCAGGTGCTCACGGCCGGCGCAGGCCAGAACCCTGCCCGTCAGGCTGCGATCAAGGCCGGCCTGCCCTACAGCGTGCCGGCGCTGACCCTGAACAAGGTGTGCGGCTCGGGCCTGAAGGCCCTGCACCTGGCCGCCCAGGCGATTCGCTGTGGCGATGCAGAAGTGGTGATTGCCGGCGGCCAGGAGAACATGAGCCTGGCGCCCTATGTCATGCCGTCGGCCCGCACCGGCCAGCGCATGGGCCATGGCCAGCTGATCGACAGCATGATCACCGATGGCCTGTGGGATGCGTTCAACGACTACCACATGGGCATCACCGCCGAAAACCTGGTGGACAAGTACGGCCTCAGCCGTGAACAGCAGGACGCCTTCGCCGCCGAATCCCAGCGCAAGGCCGTGGCCGCCATCGAGTCTGGGCGCTTCCAGGACGAGATCACCCCGATCGTGCTGCCGCAGAAAAAAGGTGACCCCAAGGTCTTCGACCGTGACGAGCAACCACGTCCCGACACCACCGCAGACTCCCTGGCCAAGTTGCGCCCTGCGTTCAAGAAGGACGGCAGCGTGACCGCCGGCAACGCCTCCAGCCTCAATGACGGCGCCGCCGCCGTACTGCTGATGAGCGCCAGCAAAGCCCAGTCCCTGGGCCTGCCGGTACTGGCGAAGATCACCGCCTACGCCAGCGCGGGCGTGGACCCGGCGATCATGGGCATTGGCCCGGTGTCCGCCACCCAGCGTTGCCTGGACAAGGCCGGCTGGCAGCTGGCCGATCTGGACCTGATCGAGGCCAACGAGGCGTTCGCGGCACAGGCATTGGCGGTGGGCAAGGCGCTGGAGTGGGATGCCGAAAAGGTCAACGTCAATGGCGGGGCGATTGCCCTGGGCCACCCGATTGGCGCGTCGGGCTGCCGAGTGCTGGTGACGTTGCTGCACGAGATGATCAAGCGCGATGCGAAGAAAGGGCTGGCTACCTTGTGCATTGGTGGCGGGCAGGGTGTTGCCCTGGCAATCGAGCGCTGA
- a CDS encoding extracellular solute-binding protein, giving the protein MKLPLLAALALAIGTSQAQAEQPTLRLYNWADYFAEDTLKQFTAETGIQVIYDVMDGSEVLEAKLMSGRSGYDLVFPGDTVAERLMRAGSLQPLDHSRLEALDDVEPGLRKLHAQYPKASQATVPYTWGTIGLTSNADKVRQRMPDAQLDNLDLLFKPELAAKFADCGISIIDSPDEVLAVVLNYLGREPRSAKREDLAAASELLKAVRPYIRKFQSQPVTELVNENLCLSLGYSGDVIQAQRTASAAGKALDFQYRVPRQGTTVWMDTMAIPADAKHPEYAYRFINFVMRPENMAAISNFTGYPTASAKARLAVDPHMRDNPDIYLDEATYARLIPGRDIPQADMRARMRVWTRFKTAQD; this is encoded by the coding sequence ATGAAACTGCCACTTCTGGCTGCACTGGCCCTGGCGATCGGCACCAGCCAGGCCCAGGCAGAACAGCCAACCCTGCGCTTGTACAACTGGGCCGACTATTTCGCCGAAGACACGCTCAAACAGTTCACCGCCGAGACTGGCATTCAGGTGATCTACGACGTCATGGACGGCAGCGAAGTGCTCGAGGCCAAGTTGATGTCCGGGCGCAGCGGCTATGACTTGGTATTCCCCGGCGACACCGTGGCCGAGCGGTTGATGCGGGCCGGCAGCCTGCAACCGCTGGACCACAGCCGCCTGGAAGCGCTCGACGATGTCGAACCCGGCTTGCGCAAGCTTCACGCGCAATACCCCAAGGCCAGCCAGGCCACGGTGCCTTACACCTGGGGCACCATCGGCCTGACATCGAACGCCGACAAGGTGCGCCAGCGCATGCCCGATGCCCAGCTGGACAACCTCGACCTGCTGTTCAAACCCGAGCTGGCGGCCAAGTTCGCCGACTGCGGCATCTCGATCATCGACTCGCCCGACGAAGTACTGGCCGTAGTCCTCAACTACCTGGGCCGCGAGCCGCGCAGCGCCAAGCGTGAAGACCTGGCCGCAGCCAGCGAACTGCTCAAGGCGGTACGGCCTTACATCCGCAAGTTCCAGTCCCAGCCAGTGACCGAGCTGGTGAACGAGAACCTGTGCCTGTCGCTGGGTTACAGCGGCGACGTGATTCAAGCCCAGCGCACCGCCAGCGCCGCCGGCAAGGCCCTGGACTTCCAGTACCGCGTCCCCCGCCAGGGCACCACGGTGTGGATGGACACCATGGCCATACCTGCCGATGCCAAGCACCCCGAGTACGCCTATCGTTTCATCAACTTCGTCATGCGCCCGGAAAACATGGCCGCGATCAGCAACTTCACCGGCTACCCGACGGCCAGTGCCAAAGCCCGCCTGGCGGTGGACCCGCACATGCGCGACAACCCCGACATCTACCTCGACGAAGCCACCTATGCCCGGCTGATTCCGGGCCGGGATATCCCCCAGGCCGACATGCGCGCGCGCATGCGGGTGTGGACACGCTTCAAGACCGCACAGGACTGA
- the aguB gene encoding N-carbamoylputrescine amidase codes for MSLLRIATTQMPCDWNLPGNLNRAEQLVRQAAAQGAQVILLQELFATPYFCIEQDHRHQALAEPYPHSPILQRFAALARELGVVLPLSWFERAGNAFFNSLTVADADGQLLGVYRKTHIPNAIGYQEKEYFSPGDTGFKVWDTAFGRLGIGICWDQWFPETARCLALMGAEVLLFPTAIGSEPGAAELDSRDHWQIAMRGHAAANLLPVVAANRVGQEVAGSDETLSMQFYGSSFICDHKGALLAEADRNSTGIWLHDLDLARMREDRLSWGVYRDRRPEMYAPLLTLDGSHPHIARARA; via the coding sequence ATGAGCCTGCTGCGCATCGCCACCACCCAGATGCCCTGTGACTGGAACCTGCCAGGCAACCTGAACCGCGCCGAGCAACTGGTGCGCCAGGCCGCCGCCCAAGGCGCACAGGTCATTCTGTTGCAGGAGTTGTTCGCCACGCCGTACTTCTGCATCGAGCAGGACCACCGGCACCAGGCACTTGCCGAGCCCTATCCGCACAGCCCGATCCTGCAACGCTTCGCGGCCCTTGCCAGGGAGCTGGGCGTGGTCCTGCCGCTGAGCTGGTTCGAGCGGGCCGGCAATGCCTTCTTCAACTCGCTGACTGTGGCAGATGCCGATGGCCAGCTGCTTGGCGTGTACCGCAAGACCCACATCCCCAACGCCATCGGCTACCAGGAGAAAGAGTACTTCAGCCCCGGCGACACGGGTTTCAAGGTCTGGGACACCGCCTTCGGCCGCCTGGGCATCGGCATCTGCTGGGACCAGTGGTTCCCCGAAACCGCCCGCTGCCTGGCGCTGATGGGGGCTGAAGTGCTGCTGTTCCCCACCGCCATCGGCTCCGAGCCCGGCGCCGCCGAACTGGACTCGCGCGACCACTGGCAGATCGCCATGCGCGGCCATGCCGCCGCCAACCTGCTGCCCGTGGTCGCCGCCAACCGTGTCGGCCAGGAAGTCGCTGGCAGCGATGAAACGTTGAGCATGCAGTTCTACGGTTCATCGTTCATCTGCGACCACAAAGGTGCCCTGCTTGCCGAAGCCGACCGCAACAGCACAGGCATCTGGCTGCACGACCTGGACCTTGCGCGCATGCGCGAGGACCGCCTGAGCTGGGGCGTCTACCGTGACCGCCGCCCGGAAATGTACGCGCCGCTGCTCACCCTGGACGGCAGCCACCCACACATCGCGAGGGCCCGAGCATGA
- a CDS encoding methylenetetrahydrofolate reductase C-terminal domain-containing protein, whose translation MSLLKTALRENTFVCVMEFVPKPSAQRFAAMEAIMARAHLCGWPMTVAIGDRVGSPLDLSPLDALSSFSTPVPALPHFSGKDRERHHLLAQLQRMDAAGLDQLLLLTGDRLPGHQPGERPVRYLESVAALQIARQACPHWLLGAALNPFKYREEEGGAQYLKAEKKLAAGADFLTLQLGFDASKHQEAVRWMSRQASPKPLLACLMSLTHGRATMLDHVAGVIVTPSMRAMLEAETAVSKAYAQARSVDRLALQIIGVKLMGYAGVHLSGIHELKQLLELEQRIDHWQACIHSLEQWTPAWNASWQMPGLPAVSFHPPESNWRLGESRITASRRETARYHLLHGMHALLFNRQNLLSKAFGWAVRLPLWQSAKGAQLLHRLERSVKRPLLGCDTCGRCRLEDTLYICPETCPKGLANGPCGGTSLNRCEFGDRECIHSVKYRTAKAVAQTAVLSERLIPCIEVQSRHHSSWPQWFDAQAPRVNARSTPRSLPESSPPAAHRQ comes from the coding sequence ATGAGCCTGCTGAAAACGGCGCTGCGCGAAAACACCTTCGTCTGCGTCATGGAGTTCGTTCCCAAGCCCTCCGCGCAACGCTTTGCTGCCATGGAAGCGATCATGGCCCGCGCGCACCTGTGTGGCTGGCCCATGACCGTGGCGATTGGCGACCGCGTCGGCAGCCCGCTGGACCTCTCGCCCCTGGATGCCTTGTCCAGCTTCAGCACGCCTGTCCCTGCCCTGCCCCACTTCTCCGGCAAGGACCGTGAACGCCACCACCTGCTTGCCCAGTTGCAACGCATGGACGCCGCCGGCCTCGATCAATTGCTGCTGCTCACTGGCGACCGCCTGCCAGGCCATCAGCCCGGCGAACGCCCAGTCCGCTACCTGGAATCGGTTGCCGCCTTGCAGATTGCCCGCCAGGCCTGCCCTCACTGGTTGCTCGGTGCGGCCCTCAACCCATTCAAATACCGCGAGGAAGAAGGCGGCGCGCAATACCTCAAGGCCGAGAAGAAACTTGCTGCGGGGGCCGACTTCCTCACCTTGCAGCTTGGCTTCGATGCCAGCAAACACCAGGAAGCGGTGCGCTGGATGAGCCGTCAGGCCTCCCCAAAACCACTACTGGCCTGCCTGATGAGCCTCACCCACGGGCGTGCCACGATGCTCGACCATGTGGCGGGGGTTATCGTCACGCCCTCGATGCGCGCCATGCTCGAAGCCGAAACGGCCGTGTCCAAAGCCTATGCCCAGGCACGCAGCGTCGACCGCCTGGCCCTGCAGATCATCGGGGTGAAGTTGATGGGGTACGCCGGAGTACACCTGTCGGGCATTCATGAACTCAAGCAGTTGCTTGAACTGGAGCAGCGCATCGATCACTGGCAGGCGTGCATTCACTCGCTTGAACAGTGGACGCCGGCCTGGAACGCCAGCTGGCAGATGCCTGGCCTGCCAGCGGTGAGTTTCCACCCCCCGGAAAGCAACTGGCGCCTCGGTGAGTCGAGAATCACTGCCTCACGCCGCGAAACGGCACGCTACCACCTTCTGCATGGCATGCATGCGCTGCTGTTCAACCGCCAGAACCTGTTGAGCAAGGCCTTCGGCTGGGCCGTCCGCCTGCCGCTTTGGCAAAGTGCCAAAGGCGCACAACTGCTGCATCGCCTGGAGCGCAGCGTCAAACGCCCGCTGCTGGGCTGCGACACCTGCGGCCGCTGCCGCCTGGAAGACACGCTCTACATCTGCCCGGAGACCTGCCCCAAGGGGCTGGCCAACGGCCCATGCGGCGGCACCTCGCTCAACCGCTGCGAATTCGGCGACCGCGAGTGCATCCACAGCGTGAAATACCGCACCGCCAAGGCCGTGGCGCAAACTGCGGTGCTGAGCGAGCGGCTGATCCCGTGCATCGAAGTCCAAAGCCGCCATCACAGTTCGTGGCCGCAGTGGTTCGATGCACAGGCGCCTCGGGTCAATGCGCGCTCAACGCCTCGAAGCCTGCCCGAATCGTCTCCTCCGGCAGCTCATCGGCAATGA
- a CDS encoding agmatine deiminase family protein has translation MDLSLDSGWRMPAEWARHAATWMIWPHNQALWEGGWHVQLADVQRDYARVAAAIARFEPVKMVVDPSALASARALCGANIELIELAVDDSWCRDSGPSFVCHPQHGLAGLSWRFNAWGGKSHHAHDRSLGRRILDHLGLEGFSTPLCNEGGAIHVDGEGTLITTESVLLNPNRNPGISKAEFEQCFARHLGIRKTIWLPGDPQYVTGDMTDGHVDGVCAFARPGVLLVDATHEQGSVYADVVRENRRALELATDAQGRHFELLDLYEASAAVDQDAEVFCASYTNFYIANGAIIMPAYGIDADQAAADQLAHAFPGREIVPVRIDHIAHGGGGIHCITQQQPEVRP, from the coding sequence ATGGACCTGTCCCTCGACAGCGGCTGGCGCATGCCCGCCGAATGGGCCCGCCACGCTGCTACCTGGATGATCTGGCCGCACAATCAGGCACTGTGGGAAGGCGGCTGGCATGTGCAGCTCGCCGACGTGCAGCGTGACTATGCCCGCGTCGCTGCCGCCATCGCCCGTTTCGAGCCGGTGAAAATGGTCGTCGACCCGTCTGCACTGGCCAGCGCTCGCGCCCTGTGCGGTGCCAACATCGAACTGATCGAACTGGCGGTGGACGATAGCTGGTGCCGCGACAGCGGCCCAAGTTTCGTGTGCCATCCGCAGCATGGCCTGGCGGGCCTGAGCTGGCGTTTCAACGCCTGGGGCGGCAAGTCGCACCATGCTCACGACCGCAGCCTCGGCCGACGCATCCTCGATCACCTGGGCCTCGAAGGGTTCAGCACGCCCTTGTGCAACGAAGGCGGCGCCATCCATGTGGACGGCGAAGGCACGCTGATCACCACCGAATCGGTGCTGCTCAACCCCAACCGCAACCCAGGCATCAGCAAGGCCGAATTCGAGCAGTGCTTCGCCCGTCACCTGGGCATTCGCAAGACCATCTGGCTGCCGGGCGACCCTCAGTACGTCACCGGAGACATGACCGACGGCCATGTCGACGGTGTATGTGCGTTCGCCCGCCCCGGCGTGCTGCTGGTCGACGCCACTCATGAACAAGGTTCGGTGTACGCCGACGTGGTGCGAGAGAACCGCCGCGCCCTGGAGCTGGCCACCGACGCACAGGGCCGGCATTTCGAACTGCTCGACCTGTACGAAGCCAGTGCCGCGGTCGATCAGGATGCCGAAGTGTTCTGCGCCTCCTACACCAACTTCTACATCGCCAATGGCGCGATCATCATGCCGGCCTACGGCATCGATGCCGATCAGGCCGCCGCAGACCAACTGGCCCACGCCTTCCCCGGACGGGAAATCGTGCCGGTGCGCATCGACCACATCGCCCACGGCGGTGGCGGCATCCACTGCATCACCCAGCAACAGCCAGAGGTACGCCCATGA
- the metE gene encoding 5-methyltetrahydropteroyltriglutamate--homocysteine S-methyltransferase, which produces MALAHNLGFPRIGRDRELKKAQEAFWKGELDETGLRAVGRQLRASHWQLQKDAGIDLLPVGDFAWYDQVLTHSLTFGVIPERFRGHGGAKPTLQTLFAMARGAVASGHGESCCGGAHAQEMTKWFDTNYHYLVPEFTVDQQFALSWEQLFEEVEEARALGHAVKPVVIGPLTYLWLGKTKGIDFDKLDLLDRLLPLYDEIFNRLAAQGVEWVQIDEPILVLDLPQEWKNAYERVYNILQRAPLKKLIATYFGGLEENLGLAANLPVDGLHIDLVRAPDQYPTILDRLPTYKVLSLGLVNGRNVWACDLEKALALLQHAAERLGDRLWVAPSCSLLHSPVDLAREDKLDAELKSWLAFAVQKCQEVAVLTKAVNEPTAADVVAALERSRAIQAGRAASPRIHKPAVQARLAAIKPADSQRQSAFEQRIAKQRAGLDLPAYPTTTIGSFPQTSAIRLARQSFKQGKLTESEYIEAMQSEIRHAVQIQENLGLDVLVHGEAERNDMVEYFAEQLDGYVFTRFGWVQSYGSRCVKPAVIFGDLSRPKAMTVGWIKYAQGLTDKVMKGMLTGPVTMLMWSFPREDVSREVQARQLALAIRDEVVDLEAAGIKIVQIDEAAFREGLPLRRSAWAAYLEWATEAFRLCASGVRDETQIHTHMCYSEFNDVIESIAAMDADVITIETSRSDMELLEAFEKFDYPNEIGPGVYDIHSPRVPSREEMVKLLRKAAQRIPAERLWVNPDCGLKTRGWPETEAALVNMVAAAQELRRTL; this is translated from the coding sequence ATGGCACTGGCACACAACCTGGGCTTCCCGCGTATCGGCCGCGATCGCGAACTGAAAAAAGCCCAGGAGGCCTTCTGGAAAGGCGAGCTGGACGAAACCGGCCTGCGCGCCGTAGGCCGTCAGCTGCGTGCCAGCCACTGGCAGCTGCAGAAGGATGCCGGCATCGACCTGCTGCCGGTCGGCGACTTCGCCTGGTACGACCAGGTCCTCACTCACTCGCTGACTTTCGGCGTGATTCCCGAGCGCTTCCGTGGGCACGGCGGTGCCAAGCCGACCCTGCAGACCCTGTTCGCCATGGCCCGAGGCGCCGTAGCGAGCGGCCACGGTGAAAGCTGCTGCGGCGGTGCCCACGCCCAGGAAATGACGAAGTGGTTCGACACCAACTACCACTATCTGGTCCCTGAATTCACTGTCGACCAACAGTTCGCCCTGAGCTGGGAGCAGTTGTTCGAAGAAGTCGAGGAGGCCAGGGCCTTGGGCCATGCGGTCAAGCCGGTGGTGATCGGCCCGCTGACCTATCTGTGGCTTGGCAAGACCAAGGGTATCGACTTCGACAAGCTGGACCTGCTCGACCGTCTGCTGCCGCTCTACGATGAAATCTTCAACCGTTTGGCCGCCCAAGGCGTGGAATGGGTGCAGATCGACGAGCCGATCCTGGTGCTGGACTTGCCACAGGAATGGAAGAACGCCTACGAGCGCGTCTACAACATCCTGCAACGCGCACCGTTGAAGAAACTGATCGCCACCTACTTCGGTGGGCTGGAAGAAAACCTTGGCCTGGCCGCCAACCTGCCGGTCGACGGCCTGCACATCGACCTGGTACGTGCGCCTGACCAATACCCGACCATCCTCGACCGCCTGCCCACCTACAAAGTCTTGTCGCTGGGGCTAGTGAACGGGCGCAATGTCTGGGCCTGCGATCTGGAAAAAGCCCTTGCTTTGCTGCAGCACGCCGCGGAACGCCTGGGCGATCGCCTGTGGGTTGCGCCATCCTGCTCGCTGCTGCACAGCCCGGTCGACCTGGCCCGTGAAGACAAGCTCGATGCCGAGCTCAAGAGCTGGTTGGCCTTCGCCGTGCAGAAGTGCCAGGAAGTGGCCGTGCTGACCAAGGCGGTCAACGAGCCAACGGCCGCGGACGTGGTTGCTGCCCTGGAGCGCAGCCGCGCAATCCAGGCCGGCCGCGCTGCTTCGCCGCGCATCCACAAACCAGCGGTGCAGGCCCGTCTGGCGGCTATCAAGCCTGCCGACAGTCAGCGTCAATCGGCCTTCGAGCAACGTATCGCCAAACAGCGTGCAGGCCTGGACCTGCCGGCCTACCCGACCACGACCATCGGTTCGTTCCCGCAGACATCGGCGATCCGTCTGGCCCGACAGTCATTCAAGCAGGGCAAGCTGACCGAGTCCGAGTACATCGAAGCGATGCAGAGCGAGATCCGTCATGCCGTGCAGATCCAGGAAAACCTGGGCCTGGATGTGTTGGTACACGGTGAGGCCGAGCGCAACGACATGGTCGAGTATTTCGCCGAGCAGTTGGACGGCTATGTGTTCACTCGCTTCGGCTGGGTACAGAGCTACGGTTCGCGCTGCGTGAAACCGGCCGTCATCTTCGGCGACCTGAGCCGCCCGAAGGCCATGACCGTGGGCTGGATCAAGTACGCCCAAGGCCTCACCGACAAGGTGATGAAGGGTATGTTGACTGGCCCGGTGACCATGCTGATGTGGTCCTTCCCCCGCGAAGACGTGAGCCGCGAAGTGCAGGCCCGCCAACTGGCCCTGGCCATTCGCGACGAGGTGGTCGACCTTGAGGCCGCCGGCATCAAGATCGTGCAGATCGACGAAGCGGCGTTCCGCGAAGGCTTGCCGCTACGTCGCAGTGCCTGGGCGGCTTACCTGGAGTGGGCGACCGAGGCTTTCCGCCTGTGCGCTTCGGGTGTGCGGGATGAGACCCAGATCCACACCCACATGTGCTACAGCGAGTTCAATGACGTGATCGAGTCGATCGCCGCCATGGACGCGGACGTGATCACCATCGAGACATCGCGTTCGGACATGGAGCTGCTGGAAGCCTTCGAGAAGTTCGATTACCCGAACGAAATCGGCCCAGGTGTGTATGACATCCACTCGCCGCGGGTGCCAAGCCGTGAAGAGATGGTCAAGTTGCTGCGCAAGGCGGCGCAGCGGATTCCGGCCGAACGGCTGTGGGTGAATCCGGACTGTGGGCTGAAGACCCGTGGCTGGCCGGAAACCGAAGCGGCGCTGGTGAATATGGTTGCTGCGGCGCAGGAGCTGCGCAGAACCCTGTAA
- a CDS encoding PepSY domain-containing protein — MRTLVVLTLLIGSSSAFAATQCTTADRSTWQDQEKFQAHLDEQGYTINKFKVTKGNCYEIYGLDKDGRKVEIYYDPVSGKAVKTEYEDKEESKSSY, encoded by the coding sequence ATGCGTACCCTCGTCGTCCTCACCCTGCTAATCGGCAGCAGCAGTGCCTTCGCCGCCACCCAGTGCACCACCGCTGATCGCAGTACCTGGCAAGATCAGGAAAAGTTTCAGGCTCATTTGGACGAGCAGGGTTACACGATCAACAAGTTCAAGGTCACCAAAGGCAACTGCTACGAGATCTACGGCCTCGACAAGGACGGGCGCAAGGTCGAGATTTACTATGACCCGGTCTCGGGCAAGGCGGTGAAGACCGAGTACGAGGACAAGGAAGAGTCCAAGTCGAGCTACTGA
- a CDS encoding agmatine deiminase family protein, whose amino-acid sequence MPSRRTFLQLSLAAGLGAGFGLPLGLARANEPGRWFMPDEGEPQQRAFIAFGAQDAIWEDFTTDVQAALGRIAQAIARYQPVTVFCRASERELAMRHCGNHNTQFVTCELDDIWMRDIGANFVVDDDGALAAVDFNFNGWGNKQRHRNDAQMAKRVAALANARYQRSELVGEGGAIEVDGHGTGIMTESSWVNANRNKGWSKSEVEAELKERLGLNTVIWLPGIAGEDITDGHVDFYARFVRPGVVIANLDNDPDSYDYEVTRKHLGILKQATDAEGRRLQVHVVSPPTKGRRNRFSKGNPDFAAGYINYFVINGAVIAPQFGDSQADEKARALLAQLYPRRDIVQLDIDAIAAGGGGIHCVTHQCPAV is encoded by the coding sequence ATGCCAAGCCGTAGAACCTTTCTGCAACTGTCATTGGCCGCAGGCCTTGGGGCCGGCTTCGGGCTACCGCTGGGCCTGGCGAGGGCCAATGAGCCGGGGCGCTGGTTCATGCCCGACGAGGGCGAGCCGCAGCAGCGTGCGTTCATTGCCTTCGGCGCCCAGGACGCAATCTGGGAGGACTTCACCACCGACGTGCAGGCCGCTCTCGGTCGAATCGCCCAGGCCATCGCCCGCTACCAGCCTGTCACCGTGTTCTGCCGTGCCAGCGAACGTGAGCTGGCCATGCGGCACTGCGGCAACCACAACACCCAGTTCGTGACCTGCGAGCTGGACGATATCTGGATGCGCGACATCGGCGCCAACTTCGTCGTCGACGATGACGGCGCCCTGGCCGCGGTGGACTTCAACTTCAATGGCTGGGGCAACAAGCAACGCCACCGCAACGATGCCCAGATGGCCAAGCGGGTGGCCGCTCTGGCGAACGCGCGGTATCAACGCAGCGAACTGGTGGGTGAAGGCGGCGCGATCGAAGTGGACGGCCACGGTACCGGCATCATGACCGAGAGCAGCTGGGTCAACGCCAACCGCAACAAAGGCTGGAGCAAGAGCGAGGTGGAGGCCGAACTCAAGGAACGCCTTGGCTTGAACACGGTGATCTGGCTTCCGGGCATCGCGGGCGAGGACATCACTGACGGGCATGTGGACTTCTATGCCCGCTTCGTACGACCGGGCGTGGTGATTGCCAACCTGGACAACGACCCCGACTCCTACGACTACGAGGTCACTCGAAAACACCTGGGCATTCTCAAGCAAGCCACCGATGCCGAAGGCCGTCGGTTGCAGGTCCATGTGGTGTCACCGCCAACGAAGGGCCGGCGCAACAGATTCAGCAAGGGCAACCCGGACTTCGCGGCCGGCTATATCAACTATTTCGTGATCAACGGCGCGGTCATCGCCCCGCAATTCGGGGATTCACAAGCGGACGAGAAAGCGCGGGCATTGCTCGCGCAGTTGTATCCGCGGCGAGACATCGTGCAGTTGGACATCGACGCGATTGCGGCGGGTGGCGGGGGCATTCACTGCGTAACCCATCAATGCCCCGCCGTGTGA
- a CDS encoding YbdD/YjiX family protein, whose protein sequence is MFNDLGRLGKYLGQAARLMVGMPDYDNYVEHMQTKHPDKPVMTYEEFFRERQEARYGGKSGPKCC, encoded by the coding sequence ATGTTCAACGACCTGGGTCGACTGGGTAAGTACCTGGGGCAGGCAGCCCGCCTGATGGTCGGCATGCCCGACTACGACAACTATGTCGAGCACATGCAGACCAAGCACCCGGACAAGCCGGTGATGACGTACGAGGAGTTCTTCCGGGAACGCCAGGAGGCGCGTTACGGCGGCAAGTCCGGACCCAAGTGCTGTTGA
- the yjiA gene encoding GTPase yields MQTPIPVTVLTGFLGAGKTTLLKYMLKAEHGLKIAVIENEFSEAGIDSQLLGDEPVQVMTLANGCVCCSIHGDLTRALYLLLERLDAGEIAFDRLVIECTGLADPAPVAQTFFIDEELRDRYILDGIITLVDAAHADVHLTQAIAQAQVGFADRLLLSKTDLVEPATVEALRERLARINGRASIRVVEHGRIDLAELLDVRGFNLNPDLGGSLKATLRPVLKPATPDRISTLVLRTETPLDIDRLSDFMNALLEDHGKQLLRYKGVLNIAGESRRLVFQGVLKLYGFDWDAEWAEGEARESVMVFIADELPEETIRAGFEALSAH; encoded by the coding sequence GTGCAAACGCCGATTCCCGTTACCGTGCTGACCGGCTTTCTCGGTGCCGGCAAGACCACCTTGCTCAAGTACATGCTAAAGGCCGAGCACGGCCTGAAGATTGCCGTGATCGAGAACGAATTCAGCGAGGCCGGCATCGACAGCCAGCTGCTGGGTGACGAACCCGTGCAGGTCATGACCTTGGCCAATGGCTGCGTGTGCTGCAGCATCCACGGTGACCTCACCCGCGCCCTGTACCTGTTGCTCGAACGCCTGGATGCCGGCGAAATCGCCTTCGACCGCCTGGTGATCGAGTGTACCGGCCTGGCCGACCCGGCCCCCGTGGCCCAGACCTTCTTCATCGACGAGGAACTGCGTGATCGCTACATCCTCGACGGCATCATCACCCTGGTCGACGCCGCCCACGCCGACGTGCACCTGACCCAGGCCATCGCCCAGGCACAGGTCGGTTTTGCCGACCGCCTGCTGCTGAGCAAGACCGACCTGGTCGAACCGGCGACAGTGGAGGCGCTGCGCGAGCGACTGGCGCGCATCAACGGCCGGGCATCCATCCGGGTGGTGGAGCATGGCCGCATCGACCTGGCCGAGCTGCTCGATGTGCGAGGCTTCAACCTCAACCCCGATCTTGGCGGCAGCCTGAAAGCAACCCTGCGCCCGGTGCTCAAACCCGCCACCCCGGACCGTATCTCGACCCTGGTGCTGCGCACCGAAACACCGCTGGACATCGACCGGCTCAGTGACTTCATGAACGCGTTGCTGGAAGACCACGGCAAGCAGTTGCTGCGCTACAAAGGCGTGCTGAACATCGCAGGTGAGTCGCGCCGCCTGGTGTTCCAGGGCGTACTCAAGCTCTATGGTTTCGACTGGGATGCCGAGTGGGCCGAGGGTGAAGCACGTGAGAGCGTGATGGTGTTCATTGCCGATGAGCTGCCGGAGGAGACGATTCGGGCAGGCTTCGAGGCGTTGAGCGCGCATTGA